From Micromonospora rifamycinica, a single genomic window includes:
- a CDS encoding acyltransferase domain-containing protein: MLAVLSPGQGSQKPGFLTPWLDLRGAESRLRWWSASAGVDLVRLGTEADADEIRDTARTQPLLVASALLAAEQLPLHDVDLVAGHSVGELAAAALAGVLSAETVITLAGVRGREMADACALEPTGMAAVLGGDPDEVLAALATHGLHPANRNGAGQVVAAGALDALDKLAAEPPAKAKVVRLKVAGAFHTPYMATAEQALAAVAAGITPSAPARLLLSDLDGAVVSRGREFVHRLVRQVTAPVRWDLCMHTLAELGVTGLLELPPAGTLAGLAKRELKATGVPEIVTLNTPRDLPAARDLIARHSGPPADRPAPAPSRVVVAPAVGSFTPAEGLVEGARLSTGQVLGQVATRQGPVEVTAHDSGPLTEWLAHHDDPVAPGRPIARIGGHA; this comes from the coding sequence GTGCTCGCCGTCCTCTCTCCCGGCCAGGGTTCCCAGAAGCCCGGCTTCCTGACGCCCTGGCTCGACCTGCGCGGTGCCGAGTCACGGCTGCGCTGGTGGTCGGCGTCGGCCGGGGTGGACCTGGTACGGCTCGGCACCGAGGCGGACGCCGACGAGATCCGGGACACCGCCCGCACCCAGCCGCTGCTGGTGGCCTCGGCCCTGCTGGCCGCCGAACAGCTCCCCCTGCACGACGTCGACCTGGTCGCCGGGCACAGCGTCGGGGAGCTGGCCGCCGCCGCGCTGGCCGGGGTGCTCTCCGCCGAGACGGTGATCACCCTCGCCGGGGTACGCGGCCGGGAGATGGCCGACGCCTGTGCCCTGGAGCCGACCGGGATGGCCGCCGTGCTCGGCGGCGACCCGGACGAGGTGCTCGCCGCCCTGGCCACGCACGGCCTGCACCCGGCCAACCGCAACGGCGCCGGCCAGGTGGTCGCCGCCGGGGCGCTCGACGCCCTGGACAAGCTCGCCGCCGAGCCCCCGGCCAAGGCGAAGGTCGTCCGGCTCAAGGTCGCCGGGGCGTTCCACACCCCGTACATGGCGACCGCCGAGCAGGCCCTGGCCGCCGTCGCCGCCGGGATCACCCCGTCGGCCCCGGCCCGGTTGCTCCTGTCCGACCTCGACGGCGCGGTCGTCTCGCGGGGCAGGGAATTCGTCCACCGGCTGGTCCGACAGGTCACCGCACCGGTGCGGTGGGACCTGTGCATGCACACACTGGCCGAGCTGGGCGTCACCGGCCTGCTCGAACTCCCCCCGGCCGGCACCCTCGCCGGGCTGGCCAAGCGGGAACTCAAGGCCACCGGTGTGCCGGAGATCGTCACCCTGAACACCCCCCGTGACCTGCCCGCCGCCCGCGACCTGATCGCCCGGCACAGCGGCCCGCCCGCCGACCGGCCGGCACCGGCCCCGTCCCGGGTGGTCGTCGCCCCCGCCGTCGGCTCGTTCACCCCGGCCGAGGGCCTCGTCGAGGGCGCCCGGCTGAGCACCGGTCAGGTGCTCGGGCAGGTGGCCACCCGGCAGGGGCCGGTCGAGGTGACCGCGCACGACAGCGGCCCGCTCACCGAATGGCTCGCCCACCACGACGACCCGGTCGCGCCGGGCCGACCCATCGCCCGTATCGGAGGCCACGCATGA
- a CDS encoding PucR family transcriptional regulator: MELTATLRRIERAAGALATASVARMDESLPWFRELPADQRSWVMLVAQAGARSLVEWLGSGGGTTDSTQEVSDEVFDAAPLALARSISLQQTVALIKVTIDVVEEQVSHLAAPGEEQQLREAVLRFSREIAFAAARVYARAAESRGSWDARLQALLVDALLRGDSPDVLASRAAALGWADAPPVAVAVGRSPGGEVAAVLHTVYRHARRIGVEVIGGVHGDRLVIVLGGATDPVTATEKLLPAFGEGPVVVGPAVPSLDEATDSARAALAGYRAAPAWPTAPRPVPAADLLPERALAGDAEARRRLRHDVYATLLRAGGELLETLDAFFAAGGTLESAARALFVHPNTVRYRLRRIAEVTGFSPLTPRDAFALQVALTVGRLDPIVPAGVTGPALR, translated from the coding sequence ATGGAACTGACGGCCACCCTGCGCCGGATCGAACGGGCGGCGGGGGCGCTGGCCACCGCCAGCGTGGCCCGGATGGACGAGAGCCTGCCCTGGTTCCGTGAGCTGCCGGCCGACCAGCGCTCCTGGGTGATGCTGGTGGCCCAGGCCGGCGCCCGGTCCCTGGTCGAGTGGCTGGGCTCCGGCGGCGGCACCACGGACAGCACCCAGGAGGTGTCCGACGAGGTGTTCGACGCCGCGCCGCTGGCCCTGGCCCGGTCGATCAGCCTCCAGCAGACGGTGGCGTTGATCAAGGTGACCATCGACGTGGTCGAGGAGCAGGTGTCGCACCTGGCCGCGCCCGGCGAGGAGCAGCAGCTCCGCGAGGCGGTGCTGCGCTTCTCCCGGGAGATCGCCTTCGCCGCCGCCCGGGTCTACGCCCGCGCCGCCGAGTCCCGCGGCTCCTGGGACGCCCGGTTGCAGGCGCTGCTGGTCGACGCCCTGCTCCGCGGCGACTCCCCCGACGTGCTGGCCAGCCGGGCCGCCGCGCTGGGCTGGGCGGACGCGCCACCGGTGGCGGTCGCGGTGGGCCGGTCCCCCGGCGGGGAGGTGGCCGCCGTGCTGCACACCGTCTACCGGCACGCCCGCCGGATCGGGGTGGAGGTGATCGGGGGCGTGCACGGCGACCGGCTGGTCATCGTGCTCGGGGGCGCGACCGATCCGGTGACCGCCACCGAGAAGCTGCTTCCCGCGTTCGGTGAGGGGCCGGTGGTGGTCGGTCCGGCCGTACCCAGTCTGGACGAGGCGACGGACTCGGCGCGGGCCGCGCTGGCCGGATACCGGGCGGCCCCGGCCTGGCCCACCGCGCCCCGCCCGGTGCCGGCGGCCGACCTGCTGCCCGAGCGGGCGCTGGCCGGGGACGCCGAGGCCCGCCGCCGGCTGCGGCACGACGTGTACGCCACCCTGCTGCGCGCCGGTGGGGAGCTGCTGGAGACGCTGGACGCCTTCTTCGCCGCCGGCGGGACGCTGGAGAGCGCGGCCCGGGCGCTGTTCGTGCATCCGAACACGGTCCGTTACCGTCTGCGACGAATCGCCGAAGTGACCGGCTTCTCCCCGCTGACGCCCCGGGACGCGTTCGCGCTCCAGGTGGCACTCACGGTGGGCCGGCTCGACCCGATCGTCCCGGCCGGCGTGACCGGCCCGGCCCTACGATGA
- a CDS encoding cellulose binding domain-containing protein → MIASRRSVLTACGIVAATTVVALGMTTVAGGAPATATTVGGCTATVRVDSQWGSGANGGQITTFTVVNTASATAHRWTVSWPLADSQRIVSSWNTSIAATGGTATATNASYNGVLAPGASTTFGVQLAGPTSTPTPSCTNDAAPPTTVSPPSGADVTVQEADNQRTVTLFVGQTLGVALAADYLPPTVTGGALSPLSSSGGYPTGQPLAATFRAVTPGTADLTTRTDHACRYATPPCALPAVLWTLHVSVIELPPTGTGQTVVVTAPDNQRDLTLRVGDTLVVSLASNYLPPTVTPAGVVVAREVTGGYPTGQPLVASYLATAPGRVDVATITDNVCRHAPTPCPSPQVRWVVHLTVTA, encoded by the coding sequence ATGATCGCTTCCAGGAGGTCCGTCCTGACGGCGTGCGGCATCGTCGCCGCCACCACCGTCGTGGCCCTCGGCATGACCACTGTCGCCGGGGGCGCACCCGCCACGGCCACCACGGTCGGCGGGTGCACCGCCACGGTCCGGGTCGACTCCCAGTGGGGCAGCGGGGCCAACGGCGGCCAGATCACCACCTTCACCGTCGTCAACACCGCGTCGGCGACCGCCCACCGGTGGACGGTCAGCTGGCCGCTCGCCGACAGCCAGCGGATCGTGTCGTCCTGGAACACCTCGATCGCCGCGACCGGCGGCACCGCGACCGCGACCAACGCGTCGTACAACGGGGTGCTCGCCCCGGGCGCGTCGACCACCTTCGGGGTCCAGCTCGCCGGCCCCACCTCGACGCCGACGCCGAGCTGCACCAACGACGCCGCCCCACCGACCACCGTCAGCCCGCCGAGCGGCGCGGACGTCACCGTGCAGGAGGCCGACAACCAGCGCACCGTCACCCTGTTCGTCGGGCAGACGCTGGGCGTGGCCCTCGCCGCCGACTACCTGCCGCCCACGGTCACCGGCGGCGCGCTCTCCCCCCTCTCGAGCAGCGGCGGCTACCCGACCGGGCAGCCCCTGGCGGCGACGTTCCGCGCGGTGACCCCGGGCACCGCCGACCTGACCACCCGGACCGACCACGCCTGCCGGTACGCCACCCCGCCGTGCGCCCTGCCCGCCGTCCTGTGGACGCTGCACGTCTCGGTCATCGAGTTGCCACCGACCGGCACCGGACAGACCGTCGTGGTCACCGCCCCCGACAACCAGCGGGATCTCACCCTGCGCGTCGGTGACACCCTGGTGGTGAGCCTGGCCAGCAACTACCTGCCGCCCACCGTCACCCCCGCCGGGGTGGTCGTGGCCCGCGAGGTGACCGGCGGGTACCCGACCGGCCAGCCGCTCGTCGCCAGCTACCTGGCGACCGCCCCGGGGCGGGTCGACGTCGCCACCATCACCGACAACGTCTGCCGGCACGCGCCCACGCCGTGCCCCTCCCCGCAGGTGCGCTGGGTCGTCCACCTCACCGTCACGGCCTGA
- a CDS encoding response regulator → MTAPVRVVLADDQDAVRAGLALILAGAPEIEVVGEAADGVAAVRLCRELLPDVAVLDVRMPRLDGVSATREIVAAGTAEVLVLTTFDLDEYVFGALRAGAAGFLLKDTDAAGLVAAVRAVARGEGVIAPTLTRRLISAFAATAPGVGDAEREAVAALTPRERDVLACLGVGLSNQQIADRLAVAESTAKTHVSRILAKLALRSRVQAAILAQELALPVPAPRSDLRQH, encoded by the coding sequence GTGACCGCCCCGGTGCGGGTGGTGCTGGCCGACGACCAGGACGCGGTGCGGGCCGGGCTGGCGCTGATCCTGGCCGGGGCGCCGGAGATCGAGGTGGTGGGTGAGGCGGCCGACGGGGTGGCGGCGGTCCGGCTCTGCCGGGAGCTGCTCCCCGACGTGGCGGTGCTGGACGTCCGGATGCCCCGGCTGGACGGGGTGTCCGCGACCCGGGAGATCGTCGCCGCCGGTACCGCCGAGGTGCTGGTACTGACCACCTTCGACCTCGACGAGTACGTCTTCGGCGCGCTGCGGGCGGGGGCGGCCGGCTTCCTGCTCAAGGACACCGACGCGGCCGGGCTGGTGGCGGCGGTGCGCGCGGTGGCCCGGGGCGAGGGGGTGATCGCCCCGACCCTGACCCGGCGGCTGATCTCGGCCTTCGCGGCGACCGCGCCGGGCGTCGGCGACGCGGAGCGGGAGGCGGTGGCCGCGTTGACGCCCCGGGAGCGCGACGTGCTGGCCTGTCTGGGCGTCGGCCTGTCCAACCAGCAGATCGCGGACCGGTTGGCGGTGGCGGAGAGCACCGCCAAGACCCATGTCAGCCGGATTCTGGCCAAGCTGGCGCTGCGCAGCCGGGTACAGGCGGCGATCCTCGCCCAGGAGTTGGCCCTGCCCGTCCCGGCACCGCGGTCCGATCTCCGGCAACATTGA
- a CDS encoding sensor histidine kinase: MRMPGWAGSGRPGRDLALAGASLGGGLAVYGVGLQPQFPWAPDVPRACFLLPLLAVSVAVGLRRVATRTGLAVGTVAVLADAALGVSVGSTVIYTQVLYDTCVYGPPRLRRWLLRVTVGLGVGSTALGMLVWGWRGAGVGVPFALLGVLPVVTGVSVRQYRDQAAAERTRAEQTARLVELDRRQAVLAERARMARELHDVVANHLSAVALHATAVLAAPGLDRLRVEAALRVIRESSVQGMTEMRQLVGLLREPSTDPVREATRVRLAELDQLLARMAAAGLRVRTTVEGRPRPLPVGVDLAAYRIVQESLTNALRHGRGTAELTVAYGPAEVVVTVENPVRSDRPGAVATAGAGLPGGGAGLIGMRERATLLDGEFTGGLRDGCWRVRAALPTRASA; the protein is encoded by the coding sequence ATGCGGATGCCGGGCTGGGCCGGCTCCGGTCGGCCCGGGCGCGACCTGGCGCTGGCCGGAGCGTCCCTCGGCGGCGGCCTGGCGGTCTACGGCGTCGGCCTGCAGCCCCAGTTCCCCTGGGCACCGGACGTGCCGAGGGCGTGCTTCCTGCTGCCGCTGCTGGCGGTGAGCGTGGCCGTCGGGCTGCGCCGGGTGGCGACCCGCACCGGTCTGGCGGTGGGCACCGTGGCGGTGCTGGCCGACGCCGCACTCGGCGTCTCGGTGGGCAGCACCGTGATCTACACCCAGGTGTTGTACGACACGTGCGTGTACGGCCCGCCCCGGTTGCGGCGCTGGCTGCTGCGGGTCACCGTCGGCCTGGGTGTCGGCAGCACCGCCCTCGGCATGCTGGTCTGGGGCTGGCGGGGTGCCGGGGTGGGGGTGCCGTTCGCCCTGCTCGGGGTGCTGCCGGTGGTCACCGGGGTCAGCGTGCGGCAGTACCGCGACCAGGCGGCGGCCGAACGGACCCGCGCCGAGCAGACCGCCCGGCTGGTCGAGCTGGACCGGCGGCAGGCGGTGCTGGCCGAGCGCGCCCGGATGGCCCGTGAGCTGCACGACGTGGTGGCGAACCATCTCAGCGCGGTGGCCCTGCACGCCACCGCCGTGCTCGCCGCCCCCGGGCTGGACCGGCTCCGGGTCGAGGCGGCGCTGCGGGTGATCCGGGAGAGCAGCGTGCAGGGGATGACGGAGATGCGGCAGCTCGTCGGGCTGCTGCGGGAGCCGTCCACCGATCCGGTACGGGAGGCCACCCGGGTCCGCCTGGCCGAGCTGGACCAGCTGCTGGCCCGGATGGCCGCGGCCGGTCTGCGGGTCCGGACGACGGTCGAGGGCCGACCCCGGCCGCTGCCGGTCGGGGTCGACCTGGCGGCGTACCGGATCGTGCAGGAGTCGTTGACCAACGCGCTGCGCCACGGCCGGGGCACGGCGGAGTTGACCGTGGCGTACGGGCCGGCGGAGGTGGTGGTGACGGTGGAGAATCCGGTGCGGTCCGACCGGCCCGGTGCGGTGGCGACGGCCGGTGCGGGGCTGCCGGGCGGCGGCGCGGGGCTGATCGGGATGCGGGAGCGGGCCACCCTGCTCGACGGGGAGTTCACCGGCGGTCTCCGGGACGGGTGCTGGCGGGTCCGGGCGGCGCTGCCCACCAGGGCGTCGGCGTGA
- a CDS encoding copper resistance CopC family protein, producing the protein MGGRVARLVRAVPVLVGVVLAVALSSASPAYAHNSLTGSNPANGARIATAPTTVELRFLAKLDPARTKITVTGPDNIPAAGGAPAFSGSRVSVPFTPGAAGLYIVEYRLPSSDGHPVKGEVRFTLTTGTAAVPPSPSATPSASATPTPTESSSPAPAASSADPVPTAGTDDAGRGWLWAAGGLALLAALVTGLFLRRRSTRP; encoded by the coding sequence ATGGGGGGCAGGGTCGCACGGCTGGTACGGGCGGTGCCAGTGCTCGTCGGCGTGGTGCTCGCGGTCGCGCTGTCGTCCGCGTCGCCGGCGTACGCGCACAACTCGCTGACCGGCAGCAATCCGGCCAATGGTGCCCGGATCGCCACCGCGCCGACCACGGTGGAGCTGCGCTTCCTGGCCAAGCTCGACCCGGCCAGGACGAAGATCACAGTGACCGGGCCGGACAACATCCCGGCCGCCGGTGGTGCGCCGGCCTTCTCCGGCAGCCGGGTCAGCGTGCCGTTCACCCCCGGAGCGGCGGGCCTCTACATCGTCGAGTACCGACTGCCCTCCAGCGACGGGCACCCGGTCAAGGGCGAGGTGCGGTTCACCCTCACCACCGGCACCGCCGCCGTGCCCCCGTCACCGTCGGCCACCCCATCGGCCAGTGCCACCCCGACGCCGACGGAGAGCAGCAGCCCGGCACCGGCCGCGTCGTCGGCGGACCCGGTCCCCACCGCCGGCACCGACGACGCCGGCCGGGGCTGGCTCTGGGCGGCCGGCGGCCTGGCGCTGCTCGCCGCGCTCGTCACCGGGCTGTTCCTGCGCCGCCGTTCGACCCGCCCCTGA